A window of the Mauremys mutica isolate MM-2020 ecotype Southern unplaced genomic scaffold, ASM2049712v1 Super-Scaffold_328, whole genome shotgun sequence genome harbors these coding sequences:
- the LOC123361586 gene encoding zinc finger protein OZF-like isoform X2, producing MQENYENVASLGEEMVRETVEQKPQQEEEQVEAHGVLLQRCKGSVSRSCERGRGSQGQHRPEKQQGNQPAQKVGISVNYRGTHKGLKEATAQQRILTGERNNTGFEGGKKFRRHSHHQRIHTGVRPYGCCECGKTFTERSTLIRHQRIHIGVRPYGCCECGKTFTERSTFIRHQRIHTGEKPYGCCECGKTFAQRSQLISHQRIHTGEKPYGCCECGKTFTEHSRLIRHQRSHTGEKPHECCECGKTFAQRAHLIRHQRIHTGEKPYGCCECGKTFTEHSRLIHHQRSHTGEKPHECCECGKTFAERSRLIRHQRSHTGEKPYGCCECGKTFARRSHLIRHQRSHTGEKPHECCECGKTFARSSHLIRHQRIHTGEKPYGCCECGKTFARSSHLITHQRSHTGEKPYGCHECGKTFAQISGLISHRRSHTGEKPYGCRECGKTFAHFSNLITHQRIHTGEKPYKCCECGRTFAQHPHLIAHQRSHTGEKPYGCCECGKTFAGRSGLITHQRNHTGEKPYGCRE from the exons atgcaggagaactatgagaacgtggcctcgctgg GTGAGGAGATGGTGAGAGAGACCGTGGAGCAGAAGCCTCAGCAGGAAGAGGAGCAAGTGGAAGCACATGGGGTGTTATTGCAAAGatgcaaagggagtgtgtccaggaGTTGTGAGCGGGGAAGAGGCTCTCAGgggcagcacaggccagagaagcagcagggaaaccagccagcacAGAAAGTTGGAATATCTGTTAATTATCGGGGAACTCACAAAGGCCTCAAGGAAGCCACGGCCCAGCAGAGAATCCTGACGGGAGAGAGAAATAACACGGGCTTTGAGGGTGGGAAAAAGTTCAGGAGGCACTCacaccatcagagaatccacaccggagtgAGACCCTATGGAtgctgcgagtgcgggaaaaccttcactgaGCGCTCAACCCTTATTcgccatcagaggatccacatcGGAGTGAGACCCTATggatgctgtgagtgcgggaaaaccttcactgaGCGCTCAACCTTTATTCGCCATCaaaggatccacacaggggagaaaccctatggatgctgtgagtgcgggaaaaccttcgctCAGCGCTCACAACTTATTAGCCATCAGAGGATCCatacaggggagaaaccctatggatgctgtgagtgcgggaaaaccttcactgaGCACTCACGCCTTATTCGCCATCAGAGgagccacacaggggagaaaccccatgaatgctgtgagtgcgggaaaaccttcgctCAGCGCGCACACCTTATTCGCCATCAGAGGATCCatacaggggagaaaccctatggatgctgtgagtgcgggaaaaccttcactgaGCACTCACGCCTTATTCACCATCAGAGgagccacacaggggagaaaccccatgaatgctgtgagtgcgggaaaaccttcgctGAGCGCTCACGCCTTATTCGCCATCAGAGgagccacacaggggagaaaccctatggatgctgcgagtgcgggaaaacctttgctcggcgctcacaccttattcgccatcagaggagccacacaggggagaaaccccatgaatgctgtgagtgcgggaaaacctttgctcggagctcacaccttattcgccatcagaggatccatacaggggagaaaccctatggatgctgtgagtgcgggaaaacctttgctcggagttcacaccttattacgcatcagaggagccacacaggagagaaaccctatggatgccatgagtgtgggaaaacctttgcTCAGATCTCAGGCCTTATTTCACATCGGAGGAGCCACACAGGAGAAAAACCGTATggatgccgtgagtgcgggaaaaccttcgctCACTTCTCAAatcttattacacatcagagaatccacacaggggagaaaccctataaatgctgcgAGTGCGGGAGAACATTCGCTCAGCACCCACACCTTATTGCCCATCAAAggagccacacaggagagaaaccctatggatgctgtgagtgcgggaaaaccttcgctGGGAGATCAggccttattacacatcagaggaaccacacaggggagaaaccctatggaTGCCGTGAGTGA
- the LOC123361586 gene encoding zinc finger protein OZF-like isoform X1, with protein MQENYENVASLAGEEMVRETVEQKPQQEEEQVEAHGVLLQRCKGSVSRSCERGRGSQGQHRPEKQQGNQPAQKVGISVNYRGTHKGLKEATAQQRILTGERNNTGFEGGKKFRRHSHHQRIHTGVRPYGCCECGKTFTERSTLIRHQRIHIGVRPYGCCECGKTFTERSTFIRHQRIHTGEKPYGCCECGKTFAQRSQLISHQRIHTGEKPYGCCECGKTFTEHSRLIRHQRSHTGEKPHECCECGKTFAQRAHLIRHQRIHTGEKPYGCCECGKTFTEHSRLIHHQRSHTGEKPHECCECGKTFAERSRLIRHQRSHTGEKPYGCCECGKTFARRSHLIRHQRSHTGEKPHECCECGKTFARSSHLIRHQRIHTGEKPYGCCECGKTFARSSHLITHQRSHTGEKPYGCHECGKTFAQISGLISHRRSHTGEKPYGCRECGKTFAHFSNLITHQRIHTGEKPYKCCECGRTFAQHPHLIAHQRSHTGEKPYGCCECGKTFAGRSGLITHQRNHTGEKPYGCRE; from the exons atgcaggagaactatgagaacgtggcctcgctgg CAGGTGAGGAGATGGTGAGAGAGACCGTGGAGCAGAAGCCTCAGCAGGAAGAGGAGCAAGTGGAAGCACATGGGGTGTTATTGCAAAGatgcaaagggagtgtgtccaggaGTTGTGAGCGGGGAAGAGGCTCTCAGgggcagcacaggccagagaagcagcagggaaaccagccagcacAGAAAGTTGGAATATCTGTTAATTATCGGGGAACTCACAAAGGCCTCAAGGAAGCCACGGCCCAGCAGAGAATCCTGACGGGAGAGAGAAATAACACGGGCTTTGAGGGTGGGAAAAAGTTCAGGAGGCACTCacaccatcagagaatccacaccggagtgAGACCCTATGGAtgctgcgagtgcgggaaaaccttcactgaGCGCTCAACCCTTATTcgccatcagaggatccacatcGGAGTGAGACCCTATggatgctgtgagtgcgggaaaaccttcactgaGCGCTCAACCTTTATTCGCCATCaaaggatccacacaggggagaaaccctatggatgctgtgagtgcgggaaaaccttcgctCAGCGCTCACAACTTATTAGCCATCAGAGGATCCatacaggggagaaaccctatggatgctgtgagtgcgggaaaaccttcactgaGCACTCACGCCTTATTCGCCATCAGAGgagccacacaggggagaaaccccatgaatgctgtgagtgcgggaaaaccttcgctCAGCGCGCACACCTTATTCGCCATCAGAGGATCCatacaggggagaaaccctatggatgctgtgagtgcgggaaaaccttcactgaGCACTCACGCCTTATTCACCATCAGAGgagccacacaggggagaaaccccatgaatgctgtgagtgcgggaaaaccttcgctGAGCGCTCACGCCTTATTCGCCATCAGAGgagccacacaggggagaaaccctatggatgctgcgagtgcgggaaaacctttgctcggcgctcacaccttattcgccatcagaggagccacacaggggagaaaccccatgaatgctgtgagtgcgggaaaacctttgctcggagctcacaccttattcgccatcagaggatccatacaggggagaaaccctatggatgctgtgagtgcgggaaaacctttgctcggagttcacaccttattacgcatcagaggagccacacaggagagaaaccctatggatgccatgagtgtgggaaaacctttgcTCAGATCTCAGGCCTTATTTCACATCGGAGGAGCCACACAGGAGAAAAACCGTATggatgccgtgagtgcgggaaaaccttcgctCACTTCTCAAatcttattacacatcagagaatccacacaggggagaaaccctataaatgctgcgAGTGCGGGAGAACATTCGCTCAGCACCCACACCTTATTGCCCATCAAAggagccacacaggagagaaaccctatggatgctgtgagtgcgggaaaaccttcgctGGGAGATCAggccttattacacatcagaggaaccacacaggggagaaaccctatggaTGCCGTGAGTGA